From Temnothorax longispinosus isolate EJ_2023e chromosome 3, Tlon_JGU_v1, whole genome shotgun sequence, one genomic window encodes:
- the LOC139810348 gene encoding probable Rho GTPase-activating protein CG5521 isoform X7 translates to MFSKKLHVDVKKSTLKIQDVKKDSATRFKHLKIVLENVDTDEAKGFFEGNFSHVYFILYDCFVSAEANLRQRELSFHIVHKAHREELEQVLQLLEKVLTLLPELLNRRWQCHSLARILQKLLHPGNSWKLRRQAIRYFILWYQALGENAPEHIHQMFASLVPGFPPHQASPYKCDRKTEGKKEKLAKAANSEEKDKREFFDTQLGQSTFHDNGSNQCPISQVDNGPILPPQSGEKPLDNETVRFLEALLEFMVTQVVKVEWRDKSTRQHKTFQFLLERFKVAYLRHICPEFNENFSLYKPNLELPTMRKPTNQNQNNYVLCKVALIKWVASFTHVARKDGPFAHLSQSTTPNEENSESELRRVSVYTQNSADSNLLSPESAMSQQDSQNQEDSTVSAILVREVFYGNRDNVNFVHELYRQAFLLDFNHAGAIRKAIAVYKDWIQMNEIPPFMLEPLDGHKDRDLEESQRKESEMEKSPSDSYRQTRLRNDSYLGAIHRENLFIRAGLQNVLQIFITQASNVFFLENSGPNASLTLLEEQTDSCKRVLNVYRYVVMHSRLEPATWEQLLRVLLQITSLVLSEKASRRKHQESIGGKLAPAIFQTLIVTWIKANLNVVISTQLWDQFLEVLTSLTQWEELIREWAKTLDTLTRVLARHVYNLDLNDLPLDRLSEQKSKKRRGVGSRAASTGSVQPPRKGSVDQENNTAPKESVVDHPLRDMRKVRPLPRSASDNTIYNVKARAKLHRQRTHTIHSGIPVLPLSIEQDMARLLSSGSTSSSTTGRKMLFSRRAKSLDSIVIVDSEPPSPRCPSPTPSSGVDSNKDSPIQIENIDGSSIDTNDASERRSVMAGGGVRGWLPDVAVVLWRRMLSALGDVNNIQEPVLHGQVMDYLVQLTQTLIKIRLNQGVSGDNQATPPAPELIPPLTVIAPWCFKAIQLPDQYEIGKLAAYRLICLLTVQPLDISLPKQHLTLFYRAVHNGIASNDSKVLHVLVKYTGPRLFSLNLPGSSLLILDYIHAANVILSSQDVEAPRMEAVSIIGSLLSLPVAVTRLPMLQPNGPDIATMTCPEAKEHIVTILLRSCRREPTGIARCLALSSIAMFAYKELSYKTQHPRIPEAVTVLLLALRSSHATVAQVACDSLLLLCDKADVLLELYPNVPSKIIQILSDTLGRMTTRERRGPLTVSMLFCLGEWAMHLGPTVLLQVFQGKPLLMTLFTVLNNIVQNKVGKEFSKTAKNNQDDDDDFDPNITLDNLIDESSAKSPRKGNIQSVQLAAKMVLMHLINHLGHFPMGIGAARLSSLVVELDDVPGIDGDELSSAVFQAPNIQLLMLSNSIIMSLVELAALDAPGGGVTAGLTTAPSLVRVLLRDLAGKASWDSSILYSQPFVDDDLPLPFAKPVDWSVKLHTDDLNSVITPHNCTPRHTIRHREPHILPTFANAASDMDNLDDLLQYIGHTSPEVLTNPEIALNAPANPPQGHYLESETIATILNQRNAEQEHMNNWNQHISMNATAISPPSCRPPPAPFHHCRLLFSHLGLSGWELRKKLHLLAKNEKLLRELRNLDGQRSRETHKIAVIYVSQGQEDKNSILSNVTASKEYESFIARLAWEVELESHTGFLGGLIPGKASGVTAPYYATSFTEVLFHVATRMPSDSPESLLQKTRHLGNDEIHIVWSEHWRDYRRDIIPTEFCDVLIVIYPLKNKLYRIQISRKSEIPFFGPLYDECIVEDKVLPGLVRTTALAASRAKRSTLTLYQHYYEERARSIDTVMRNHKEATTFEEFTANVYSPVQPPSPFSAASSVSGSTTSVQSTASSNLAAALIDSHQGRSGLRSSSTASSDNRANRVLQNIFRVSDGSRVWFSNDIPESTALHGISPRPVKKMSFKTGPKQRANTQPTPPDSPRYK, encoded by the exons ATGTTCAGCAAGAAGCTCCATGTAGACGTCAAGAAGTCGACGCTCAAGATCCAGGATGTCAAGAAGGACAGCGCGACGCGATTCAAGCATCTCAAGATCGTGCTAG aaaacGTGGACACTGACGAGGCGAAGGGCTTTTTTGAGGGTAACTTCAGCCATGTGTACTTTATCCTGTACGATTGTTTCGTGTCCGCCGAAGCGAATCTTCGGCAGCGCG AGCTTTCCTTCCATATTG tgcACAAAGCACACAGGGAGGAGTTAGAACAAGTATTGCAGCTTCTGGAGAAAGTTTTAACTCTTCTTCCTGAGCTGCTTAACAGACGATGGCAGTGTCATAGTTTAGCACGGATTTTGCAGAAGCTCTTGCATCCTGGTAATAGTTGGAAACTTCGCAGACAAGCTATAAG gtattttattttatggtaTCAAGCCCTTGGCGAAAATGCTCCCGAGCATATACACCAGATGTTTGCCAGCTTGGTGCCAGGATTTCCACCGCATCAAGCGTCGCCTTATAAATGTGATCGTAAGACAGAGggcaagaaagaaaaattggcGAAAGCAGCTAATTCTGAGGAGAAGGataagagagaattttttgacACGCAACTCGGGCAAAGTACTTTTCATGACAATGGATCAAATCAATGTCCTATCAGTCAAGTTGACAACGGGCCTATCTTACCACCGCAAAGTGGAGAAAAGCCGCTCGACAATGAAACTGTTAGGTTTTTGGAAGCACTGCTTGAATTTATGGTTACTcag GTGGTAAAAGTAGAATGGCGAGATAAATCTACGCGGCAGCATAAaactttccaatttttattagagcGTTTTAAGGTAGCGTACCTTCGTCACATCTGTCCGGAATTCAATGAAAACTTTTCGCTTTACAAACCTAATTTGGAATTACCCACAATGCGTAAACCGACGAATCAAAATCAGAATAACTATGTACTTTGTAAAGTCGCTTTAATCAAATGGGTTGCAAGCTTCACGCATGTGGCTAGAAAAGATGGACCTTTCGCACATCTTTCGCAAAG CACAACACCAAATGAGGAAAATTCCGAATCAGAATTACGCCGCGTGTCGGTGTATACTCAAAATTCTGCGGATTCGAATTTACTATCACCCGAATCAGCCATGTCCCAGCAGGACAGTCAAAATCAGGAAGATAGTACTGTTTCGGCCATATTAGTCAGAGAGGTTTTCTACGGAAACAGggataatgtaaattttgtacACGAATTGTACAGACAGGCATTTCTTCTGGATTTCAACCATGCGGGAGCCATAAGAAAGGCTATTGCTGTTTATAAAGATTGGATTCAAATGAAT GAAATTCCGCCGTTCATGTTGGAACCACTGGATGGCCATAAAGATCGGGATTTAGAAGAGAGTCAGAGAAAGGAGAGTGAAATGGAAAAGAGTCCATCTGATAGTTATCGACAGACAAGATTAAGGAACGACTCTTATCTTGGCGCTATACACCgggaaaatttgtttattaggGCAGGCCTGCAAAATGttctgcaaatttttattacgcaaGCGTCAAACGTATTTTTCTTAGAGAATTCGGGACCGAATGCGTCTCTGACGTTACTCGAGGAACAAACGGACAGTTGTAAGAGAGTCCTAAATGTGTATCGATATGTTGTTATGCACTCCAGACTGGAACCAGCAACTTGGGAACAGTTACTTAG AGTGTTACTGCAAATCACATCGCTCGTACTAAGCGAGAAAGCCTCTCGCCGCAAGCATCAGGAAAGTATCGGCGGAAAACTTGCGCCTGCCATATTCCAGACTTTAATTGTTACATGGATTAAGGCTAACTTAAACGTGGTTATTTCTACCCAATTATGGGACCAGTTTCTAGAGGTGTTAACGTCTTTAACACAATGGGAAGAATTAATTCGAGAGTGGGCG AAAACTTTGGACACGCTAACGAGAGTACTGGCGAGACACGTGTATAACTTGGATTTGAATGATCTACCTTTGGACAGACTCAGCGAACAGAAATCAAAAAAGCGCCGTGGGGTCGGGAGCCGTGCGGCGTCGACCGGAAGCGTACAGCCGCCTCGGAAAGGTAGCGTTGATCAAGAGAACAACACCGCGCCGAAAGAAAGCGTCGTAG ATCACCCACTGCGCGATATGAGGAAGGTGCGACCATTGCCCCGTAGTGCGAGCGACAACACTATATACAACGTCAAGGCTCGTGCAAAGTTGCACAGACAGCGGACACATACGATACACAGCGGTATTCCCG TACTACCCCTATCGATAGAACAAGATATGGCGCGGTTACTGTCAAGCGGCTCGACTTCGTCGTCAACGACCGGTCGGAAGATGCTGTTCAGCAGACGTGCCAAATCTTTGGATAGCATTGTCATAGTTGATAGCGAACCACCGTCGCCACGCTGCCCGTCGCCGACACCCAGCAGTGGTGTGGACAGCAACAAAGATAGCCCCATACAGATAGAAAATATTGACGGTAGCAGTATCG ATACAAATGACGCATCTGAGAGAAGATCAGTTATGGCGGGTGGAGGAGTCCGTGGATGGTTGCCAGATGTGGCTGTCGTTTTATGGCGACGTATGCTGTCGGCATTAGGGGacgttaataatattcaagaaCCTGTTTTGCATGGCCAAGTCATGGATTACCTCGTGCAACTCACACAGACATTAATTAAG ATACGTTTGAACCAAGGAGTGTCCGGGGATAATCAAGCAACACCTCCAGCACCAGAGCTAATTCCACCTCTGACAGTCATTGCACCTTGGTGTTTCaag GCGATCCAGCTTCCTGATCAATACGAGATTGGTAAATTAGCCGCGTATCGTCTTATATGTCTCTTAACAGTTCAACCATTGGACATTAGTCTACCGAAACAGCATCTCACGCTCTTCTATCGCGCCGTTCACAATGGAATTGCTAGTAATGACAGTAAAGTACTGCATGTACTTGTGAAATACACAGGACCCAGATTATTTAGTCTGAATCTACCTGGATCGAGTCTTCTGATTTTGGACTACATACACGCTGCTAATGTGATACTTAGCAGTCAAGATGTTGAG gcACCAAGGATGGAAGCGGTTTCTATTATCGGCTCGTTGTTATCCTTACCTGTTGCAGTGACTAGGCTACCGATGTTACAACCGAACGGGCCTGATATTGCAACTATGACGTGTCCAGAAgcaaaa gaGCATATTGTAACAATACTTCTACGGAGTTGTCGACGAGAACCCACGGGTATCGCGAGATGCCTGGCCCTGTCAAGTATCGCAATGTTTGCATATAAAGAACTATCCTATAAAACACAACATCCGAGAATTCCGGAAGCTGTTACAGTTCTTCTCCTTGCACTTAGA tCTTCGCACGCTACAGTTGCACAGGTCGCGTGTGATTCTCTGTTACTTCTCTGCGATAAGGCTGATGTGTTGCTAGAGTTGTATCCTAATGTGCCATCTAAGATAATACAG ATCTTGTCGGATACACTTGGGCGGATGACGACGCGTGAAAGGCGCGGACCTTTAACAGTGTCGATGCTATTTTGCTTGGGCGAATGGGCCATGCACTTAGGACCAACAGTATTACTACAGGTGTTCCAAGGAAAACCTCTCCTGATGACCTTATTTACA gTGTTAAACAATATAGTGCAAAATAAAGTTGGAAAGGAATTTTCGAAAACCGCTAAGAATAATCAGGACGATGATGACGATTTTGATCCTAATATTACGTTGGATAATTTAATTGACGAATCTTCCGCAAAATCGCCTCGTAAAGGAAATATTCAGTCTGTACAATTGGCAGCAAAAATG GTATTGATGCATTTAATCAATCATCTGGGACACTTTCCGATGGGTATCGGAGCCGCGCGTCTCTCATCACTGGTCGTTGAGTTGGACGACGTTCCTGGAATCGACGGGGACGAGCTGTCCTCCGCTGTTTTTCAAGCGCCTAACATACAGCTCTTGATGCTCTCTAATTCGATCATAATGTCACTAGTGGAATTAGCGGCATTGGATGCACCCGGCGGAGGAGTCACAGCTGGTTTGACCACAGCTCCTTCTCTGGTTAGAGTTTTGTTGCGCGATCTCGCTGGAAAAGCTTCTTGGGACAGTTCGATTTTGTACAGCCAACCCTTCGTTGATGATGATCTACCGCTGCCATTTGCGAAGCCAg TTGATTGGAGCGTGAAATTACATACGGATGATTTGAACAGCGTCATCACACCTCACAACTGTACACCCAGACATACAATACGGCATCGCGAGCCCCACATATTGCCGACTTTTGCGAATGCTGCAAGCGACATGGACAACTTGGACGAT ctTCTTCAATATATAGGACATACCAGCCCGGAGGTTTTGACCAACCCAGAAATCGCTCTCAATGCACCCGCTAATCCACCTCAGGGACATTATCTCGAAAGCGAAACTATTGCGACGATTTTAAATCAGAGAAACGCAGAGCAAGAACACATGAACAATTGGAATCAACACATCAG TATGAACGCAACGGCAATCAGTCCACCGTCATGTCGCCCACCTCCAGCGCCATTTCATCACTGCCGTCTTCTGTTTTCGCATCTCGGTTTGTCCGGCTGGGAGCTGCGTAAGAAACTGCATTTACTGGCGAAAAATGAGAAGCTTTTACGCGAACTCCGTAACCTCGATGGCCAGCGGTCACGGGAGACACACAAAATAGCAGTGATTTACGTCAGCCAGGGCCAGGAAGACAAGAACTCCATACTTAGCAACGTCACTGCCAGTAAGGAGTACGAGAGCTTTATCGCGAGACTCGCTTGGGAAGTCGAGTTGGAATCGCACACTGGTTTTCTCGGCGGTTTGATACCTGGAAAGGCATCTGGTGTCACCGCGCCGTACTATGCTACGTCTTTCACCGAAGTTCTCTTCCACGTTGCTACAAGGATGCCGTCGGACAGCCCCGAAAGTTTACTGCAAAAG ACACGTCATCTTGGCAACGATGAAATCCACATAGTCTGGTCGGAGCACTGGCGCGATTATCGCAGAGATATCATACCCACGGAGTTCTGCGACGTTCTCATAGTCATTTATCCGCTGAAAAACAAGCTGTATCGAATACAGATCTCGCGTAAATCGGAGATTCCATTTTTCGGTCCATTATATGACGAGTGTATCGTGGAGGATAAAGTATTGCCAGGTTTAGTGAGGACGACCGCGTTAGCCGCGAGTAGAGCGAAAAGGTCTACGCTTACGTTATATCAACATTA ttaTGAGGAGAGGGCGCGATCCATCGACACCGTTATGAGAAATCACAAGGAAGCTACAACATTCGAGGAGTTTACGGCCAATGTTTACTCACCTGTGCAACCGCCAAGCCCGTTTAGCGCAGCTTCGTCTGTCTCTG GATCTACAACAAGCGTGCAATCCACAGCGTCGTCAAACCTCGCGGCAGCGCTTATAGATTCGCACCAAGGACGCTCCGGTTTGCGTAGCAGTTCGACAGCGAGCAGTGACAACCGTGCGAATAGAG tcttgcaaaatatattcagaG TTTCTGACGGAAGCAGAGTATGGTTTAGCAATGATATCCCCGAGAGTACTGCGCTTCACGGAATTTCACCAAGACCCGTAAAAAAGATGTCCTTTAAAACTGGACCAAAGCAGAGGGCTAACACGCAACCGACCCCGCCAGACAGCCCGAGATACAAATGA